A stretch of Triticum aestivum cultivar Chinese Spring chromosome 1D, IWGSC CS RefSeq v2.1, whole genome shotgun sequence DNA encodes these proteins:
- the LOC123171760 gene encoding blue copper protein 1a-like encodes MASKQMIVAVFAVAFLPVLAVATEHMVGDDKGWTLNFNYTAWAETNQFVVGDTLVFKYGSPAHNLVEVGGADFVACTQTAGAVVRTSGKDRLALDTAGRRWFFCGVGPHCKSGMKLKITVLDTAEPTPQPAPTNRAGKLQGRFGGTATAVTALAAAMLVL; translated from the exons ATGGCGTCCAAGCAGATGATTGTCGCCGTGTTCGCCGTGGCCTTCCTCCCGGTGCTCGCCGTCGCCACGGAGCACATGGTCGGCGACGACAAGGGCTGGACCCTCAACTTCAACTACACGGCCTGGGCCGAGACCAATCAGTTCGTCGTCGGCGACACGCTAG TGTTCAAGTACGGGAGCCCCGCCCACAATCTGGTGGAGGTGGGCGGTGCAGACTTCGTCGCGTGCACCCAGACGGCCGGCGCCGTTGTCAGGACCTCCGGCAAGGACCGTCTCGCGCTCGACACGGCTGGACGCCGGTGGTTCTTCTGCGGCGTCGGCCCGCACTGCAAGAGCGGCATGAAGCTCAAGATTACCGTCCTCGACACCGCCGAGCCGACTCCCCAGCCTGCCCCGACCAACCGTGCTGGCAAGCTGCAGGGGCGCTTTGGTGGCACGGCGACCGCGGTCACCGCGCTCGCCGCGGCCATGCTCGTGCTCTAG